The following proteins come from a genomic window of Varunaivibrio sulfuroxidans:
- a CDS encoding polyprenyl synthetase family protein yields the protein MDTFQRAMRSCAHKVEGVLDSLLPPDDGPEGRLMEALRYAALGGGKRVRPFLTLASAAMFNVEESHALRVAAAIEMVHCYSLVHDDLPAMDDDAVRRGRATVHIQFDEATAILAGDALLTQAFEVLADAATHPDAAVRVELVGALAKAAGAFGMVGGQMLDLLAGDRDLALSEITRLQRMKTGMLIAVACEAGGIIGKATEGARHMLHAYAHDLGLAFQIADDLLDVEGDAETVGKKTGKDAQRGKATFVSALGVSRAREQAEMLSRQAVGHLDVFGEKAELLRKLADYVVVRGS from the coding sequence GGGCCGGAGGGGCGCCTGATGGAAGCGCTGCGCTATGCCGCGCTTGGTGGTGGGAAAAGGGTGCGCCCTTTTTTGACCCTGGCCAGCGCGGCGATGTTTAACGTCGAGGAAAGCCATGCCCTTCGTGTCGCCGCCGCGATCGAAATGGTGCATTGCTATTCCCTGGTCCATGATGACTTGCCGGCGATGGACGACGACGCTGTGCGCCGGGGCCGGGCGACGGTGCACATCCAATTCGACGAGGCCACCGCGATTTTGGCGGGCGACGCTTTGTTAACCCAGGCTTTCGAGGTGCTGGCCGACGCGGCGACCCACCCCGACGCGGCGGTGCGGGTGGAACTGGTCGGTGCGCTGGCCAAGGCGGCGGGCGCGTTCGGCATGGTGGGCGGCCAGATGTTGGATCTTCTCGCCGGTGATCGGGACCTCGCCCTCAGCGAAATTACGCGCTTGCAGAGGATGAAGACGGGAATGTTGATCGCGGTCGCCTGCGAGGCGGGCGGCATCATCGGCAAGGCGACCGAGGGGGCGCGTCATATGTTGCACGCCTATGCTCATGATCTCGGCCTAGCGTTTCAAATCGCCGACGATCTGCTCGACGTCGAGGGCGATGCCGAAACGGTGGGCAAGAAAACAGGTAAGGACGCCCAGCGGGGCAAAGCCACCTTCGTTTCCGCGTTGGGGGTGTCGCGCGCGCGCGAACAGGCGGAAATGCTCTCCCGCCAGGCGGTCGGGCATCTCGACGTCTTCGGCGAAAAAGCCGAACTTCTCAGAAAGTTGGCCGATTACGTCGTTGTCCGAGGCTCGTAA